From a single Desulfobaccales bacterium genomic region:
- a CDS encoding MFS transporter produces MNRQSFFTLQALVFGLVAAALTTVYITQPVLPILQREFGVNPSQASYTVSAVILGISLANLPFGMLADRFPVQRLILVGGGVVVACGLFCAVTSSLPLLVGARFVQGLFVPALTTCLAAYLSTNLPLERLNVVMGSYVSATVAGGLGGRLLGGWIHPPLHWRYAFVTASILVLIATLAAVRWLPRGKLASEDDTQGDGFLALLSQVKLRRSFQVAFGGFFVFSSIFNYLPFYLHQPPFNASTQLITLLYLAYLIGIFTGPMAGKLSNRIGNGGTMVLGSLVFALAIALTMIKSILAIVVALMLVCAGFFSIHASAAGALNRRLTGSRGRANSLYVLSYYLGGAVGITLSGYAYGLAGWYGVAGLGLVMLTVPLVTGFKEMREPADGAKLEEELSTGV; encoded by the coding sequence ATGAACCGGCAGTCTTTCTTCACCCTCCAAGCCCTGGTATTCGGTCTGGTGGCCGCGGCCCTCACCACGGTGTACATCACCCAACCGGTACTGCCCATCTTGCAGCGGGAGTTCGGCGTCAACCCCTCCCAGGCTTCGTACACGGTGTCGGCGGTGATCCTGGGAATCTCCCTGGCCAACCTGCCCTTCGGCATGCTGGCGGACCGCTTCCCGGTACAGCGTCTCATTCTGGTGGGAGGCGGCGTGGTGGTGGCCTGCGGCCTGTTTTGCGCGGTCACCTCCAGTCTGCCCCTCCTGGTGGGAGCCCGGTTTGTGCAGGGCCTGTTTGTTCCCGCTCTGACCACCTGCCTGGCGGCTTACCTGTCCACCAATCTTCCCCTGGAACGGCTGAATGTGGTTATGGGCTCATATGTGTCGGCCACGGTGGCCGGCGGTCTGGGCGGCCGTCTGTTGGGAGGCTGGATTCATCCGCCCCTGCATTGGCGCTATGCCTTCGTCACTGCTTCTATCCTGGTGCTCATCGCCACGTTAGCCGCGGTGCGGTGGCTGCCGCGGGGGAAATTGGCCAGCGAGGACGATACGCAGGGAGACGGGTTTCTGGCCCTGCTGTCGCAAGTGAAGTTGCGGCGCTCATTCCAGGTGGCCTTTGGGGGATTTTTCGTTTTTTCCTCCATCTTCAATTACTTGCCATTTTATCTCCATCAGCCGCCCTTCAATGCTTCCACCCAATTAATCACCCTGTTATACTTGGCCTATCTCATCGGGATCTTCACCGGCCCCATGGCAGGCAAGCTCAGTAACCGCATCGGCAACGGCGGCACCATGGTGTTGGGATCGCTGGTCTTTGCCCTGGCCATTGCCCTAACCATGATCAAATCGATCCTGGCCATAGTGGTGGCCCTGATGCTGGTCTGCGCCGGCTTTTTCTCGATTCACGCCTCGGCGGCGGGCGCCTTGAACCGGAGACTTACCGGCAGTCGCGGCCGGGCCAACTCCCTGTATGTCCTATCTTATTACCTGGGAGGTGCCGTCGGCATCACCCTGAGCGGCTATGCTTATGGTTTGGCGGGCTGGTATGGGGTTGCCGGCCTGGGCTTGGTGATGCTGACCGTGCCTCTGGTTACCGGCTTTAAGGAAATGCGGGAACCTGCGGATGGTGCTAAGCTCGAAGAAGAGTTGAGTACCGGCGTCTGA
- a CDS encoding zf-HC2 domain-containing protein, whose product MRWQCALLQRWLPEYPDGDLPGWGKRWLHAHVAQCAICRRELAGLKEVVTAIKAAPAKEPGSEFWSDFSRDMHLKLAQAAHETAPVPSARRWFKLPYLVGAPALAGLLLWVAVQFTGPGAPVQNQALIMPEVKQERALEMATAPKRAPAPPAAAAVPLGEVEQFVPVALEEGATLPAEEVDISGWDLDSELAGMTDQEKEIFLKKMHQRAKDGSCLEKFALCSWG is encoded by the coding sequence ATGAGGTGGCAATGCGCCCTTCTACAACGGTGGCTTCCAGAGTATCCCGACGGTGATCTCCCGGGGTGGGGGAAGCGGTGGCTGCACGCCCATGTGGCCCAATGCGCCATCTGCCGCCGGGAATTAGCGGGACTCAAGGAAGTGGTCACCGCCATTAAGGCGGCGCCGGCTAAGGAGCCCGGATCAGAATTCTGGAGCGACTTCTCCCGGGATATGCATCTGAAGTTGGCCCAGGCCGCGCACGAGACCGCACCTGTGCCGTCTGCTCGCCGGTGGTTCAAGTTGCCCTACCTTGTGGGAGCGCCGGCCCTGGCGGGTTTGCTGCTATGGGTGGCGGTACAGTTCACGGGGCCCGGTGCCCCGGTGCAAAATCAGGCCTTGATAATGCCGGAAGTTAAACAGGAAAGGGCCTTAGAGATGGCGACGGCTCCCAAACGGGCGCCGGCGCCACCAGCGGCGGCTGCTGTACCGCTTGGCGAGGTGGAGCAGTTCGTGCCAGTAGCCCTGGAGGAAGGAGCGACCCTCCCGGCGGAGGAGGTAGATATTTCCGGCTGGGATCTGGATTCGGAGCTGGCGGGAATGACCGACCAGGAGAAGGAAATATTTCTCAAGAAAATGCATCAACGTGCGAAGGATGGGTCATGCCTCGAAAAATTTGCCTTGTGCTCCTGGGGCTAA
- the lon gene encoding endopeptidase La, translated as MIFRLPKNRGEGEKRNLVTVPMLPLRDIVIFPHMVVPLFIGRERSIHALEYAMGQEKYILLCTQKDPRKDEPREGEIHRVGTLAAILQLLRLPDGTVKVLVEGKGRAIVRQFLPISQFFQVEAEELPESWEVTSETEALRRTATGAFETYAKLNKKVPQEAQQSLVGVEDPGRLSDIIAGHLAIKSDEKQALLETLDAVRRLEQVVGLVNRENEILQIESRIKNRVKKQMEKTQREYYLNEQMRAIQKEMGEKEDLKGEIQELERRIRRKKMSVEATTKVKHELKKLKLMSPMSAEATVSRNYIDWILSLPWYEKTKDKHNLEEAERILEEDHYGLEKPKERILEHLAVQSLVKKMKGPILCLVGPPGVGKTSLAKSVARAMGRNFVRLSLGGVRDEAEIRGHRRTYIGALPGKIIQSLKKAKTNNPVFCLDEVDKMSTDFRGDPSAALLEVLDPEQNFAFNDHYLDVDYDLSEVMFITTANNLYSIPPPLQDRMEIIRLAGYTEVEKLLIADQFLVPKQCVANGLSKENIQFSENAILTVIRQYTREAGVRNLEREIASITRKVAREVAAKGREHQVKVSSQMVAKYLGVPKFRFGRTEEADEVGLTTGLAWTEFGGELLHTEVVVLPGRGKLLITGKLGEVMQESAQAALSYVRSKAENLGLDPDFYRKIDIHVHVPEGAIPKDGPSAGITIATCIASALLKIPVHRDVAMTGEITLRGRVLPIGGLKEKIIAAHRHQMKTVLIPRDNEKDIKEIPARILKAVELVPVDHMDEVLKKALVLDDPESLFKAVPPPVPPEAVYVPAEVPGAEIQAH; from the coding sequence ATGATCTTTCGGTTACCCAAGAACCGCGGCGAAGGGGAGAAACGCAACCTGGTGACGGTCCCCATGTTGCCCCTGCGGGATATCGTTATTTTTCCCCACATGGTGGTGCCACTGTTTATCGGGCGGGAACGTTCCATCCATGCTCTGGAATATGCCATGGGGCAGGAAAAATATATCCTGCTCTGCACCCAGAAGGATCCCCGCAAAGATGAACCCCGGGAGGGTGAGATTCACCGGGTGGGCACCCTGGCCGCGATCCTGCAGCTCTTGCGCCTGCCCGACGGCACCGTCAAGGTCCTGGTGGAGGGCAAGGGGCGGGCCATTGTGCGCCAGTTTTTGCCCATTTCCCAGTTTTTCCAGGTAGAGGCCGAAGAACTCCCGGAGTCCTGGGAGGTTACGTCCGAAACCGAGGCTCTGCGGCGCACCGCTACCGGCGCGTTTGAGACCTATGCCAAGCTGAACAAGAAGGTTCCCCAGGAGGCCCAGCAAAGCCTTGTGGGAGTGGAGGATCCGGGGCGGCTGTCCGACATCATTGCCGGGCACCTGGCCATCAAATCCGACGAAAAACAGGCCCTGCTGGAAACCCTGGATGCGGTCCGCCGGCTGGAACAGGTGGTAGGCCTGGTGAACCGGGAAAATGAAATCCTCCAGATCGAGTCCCGCATCAAGAACCGGGTCAAGAAGCAGATGGAAAAGACCCAGCGGGAATATTATCTCAATGAGCAGATGCGGGCCATCCAGAAGGAGATGGGAGAAAAAGAGGATCTCAAGGGCGAGATTCAGGAACTGGAACGGCGCATTCGCCGGAAGAAGATGAGCGTCGAAGCCACCACCAAGGTGAAGCATGAGCTCAAGAAGCTGAAGCTCATGAGCCCCATGTCGGCGGAGGCCACGGTTTCCCGGAACTACATCGATTGGATTTTATCTCTGCCTTGGTACGAGAAGACTAAAGATAAACACAACCTGGAAGAAGCCGAGCGCATTCTCGAAGAAGACCACTACGGTCTGGAGAAACCCAAGGAACGCATCCTGGAACACCTGGCGGTCCAGAGCCTGGTGAAGAAGATGAAAGGCCCTATCCTCTGTCTGGTGGGGCCGCCGGGCGTGGGCAAGACCTCCCTGGCCAAATCGGTGGCGAGGGCCATGGGACGGAACTTTGTGCGGCTGTCTCTGGGAGGCGTGCGGGATGAAGCCGAGATTCGCGGCCACCGGCGCACCTATATCGGGGCGCTGCCCGGTAAGATCATTCAATCCCTCAAAAAGGCCAAGACCAACAACCCAGTCTTCTGCCTGGATGAAGTGGACAAAATGAGCACCGATTTCCGGGGCGACCCCTCTGCGGCGCTCCTGGAAGTGCTCGACCCGGAACAGAACTTTGCCTTTAACGATCATTACCTGGATGTGGACTACGACCTGTCCGAAGTGATGTTCATCACCACGGCGAACAATCTCTATTCCATTCCGCCACCGCTCCAGGACCGGATGGAGATCATCCGCCTGGCCGGCTATACCGAGGTGGAGAAGCTCCTGATCGCTGACCAGTTTTTGGTCCCGAAACAGTGCGTTGCTAATGGCCTGAGCAAGGAAAATATCCAGTTCTCCGAGAACGCCATTCTCACCGTGATCCGGCAGTACACCCGGGAAGCTGGCGTGCGTAACCTGGAGCGGGAGATCGCCTCCATCACCCGGAAGGTGGCCCGGGAAGTGGCGGCCAAGGGCCGGGAGCATCAGGTCAAGGTCAGCAGTCAGATGGTGGCCAAGTATCTTGGCGTCCCCAAGTTTCGTTTTGGCCGTACCGAAGAGGCCGACGAGGTGGGTCTCACCACTGGGTTGGCCTGGACTGAATTCGGGGGCGAACTCCTCCATACCGAAGTCGTGGTATTGCCCGGCCGGGGCAAGCTCTTGATCACCGGCAAACTGGGAGAGGTCATGCAGGAATCGGCCCAGGCGGCCTTGAGCTATGTGCGTTCCAAGGCCGAGAACCTGGGGCTCGACCCGGACTTCTACCGCAAGATCGATATCCACGTCCACGTGCCGGAGGGCGCCATTCCCAAAGATGGCCCGTCCGCCGGGATTACCATCGCCACCTGCATTGCTTCGGCCTTACTGAAGATTCCGGTGCATCGGGACGTGGCTATGACCGGCGAAATCACCCTGCGGGGGCGGGTCTTGCCCATAGGCGGCCTCAAGGAAAAAATCATTGCGGCTCACCGCCACCAGATGAAGACCGTGCTCATCCCCCGGGATAACGAAAAGGATATCAAGGAAATTCCGGCCCGAATTCTCAAGGCGGTAGAGTTGGTGCCGGTGGATCATATGGACGAGGTCTTGAAAAAGGCCCTGGTCCTGGATGATCCGGAGAGTCTGTTCAAGGCGGTTCCGCCGCCGGTGCCCCCTGAAGCGGTCTACGTGCCGGCCGAGGTACCCGGCGCCGAGATTCAGGCCCATTAA
- a CDS encoding sigma-70 family RNA polymerase sigma factor: MTDDQLVAQAQEGDLPAFEELVKKYQREVYGLACRMVSDAEEARDLAQQAFLQAFIHIKSFRRDAQFRTWLFRIAINQCYNFLKGRRKFGDPIDCDELNLAGEGASPEEDLVSQDDRRRLHAAMAQLPAKQRAVITLKIEQGLSYQEISQILGGTAGAARVNYCQALKTLKKHMQSEDEHEVAMRPSTTVASRVSRR, encoded by the coding sequence ATGACTGATGATCAGCTCGTGGCCCAGGCCCAGGAGGGAGATCTTCCAGCCTTCGAAGAACTGGTGAAGAAGTACCAGCGAGAGGTTTACGGCTTGGCGTGCCGCATGGTATCCGATGCGGAGGAGGCACGGGATCTGGCCCAACAGGCCTTTCTCCAGGCCTTTATCCACATTAAGAGCTTTCGCCGGGACGCACAGTTTCGCACCTGGCTCTTTCGCATTGCCATTAACCAGTGTTACAATTTTTTAAAGGGTCGTAGAAAGTTTGGTGACCCGATAGATTGCGATGAGCTGAACCTGGCAGGGGAGGGGGCCTCTCCGGAAGAGGATCTGGTCAGCCAGGACGACCGCCGGCGTCTCCACGCGGCGATGGCGCAATTGCCCGCCAAGCAGCGGGCGGTGATCACCCTAAAAATCGAGCAGGGCCTGTCCTATCAAGAGATTAGCCAGATTCTGGGCGGGACTGCCGGAGCTGCCCGAGTCAATTACTGTCAGGCATTAAAAACTTTAAAGAAACATATGCAGAGCGAGGACGAGCATGAGGTGGCAATGCGCCCTTCTACAACGGTGGCTTCCAGAGTATCCCGACGGTGA
- a CDS encoding tetratricopeptide repeat protein, with the protein MKRKARRLIVILVAFSLVGSGLGWAQDSDVVRLLNTGFDFLEQGNYNQAQKLYEELLKKDPTQPLALNNLGAIMVKQGKYDQALDYLRRALPRAKGFKVAIDRVCNVDSVCAACRISEKQFGSEDLDGVVRSNILMVEMAKSSKRGVQ; encoded by the coding sequence ATGAAGCGGAAAGCGCGGCGACTTATCGTGATCCTGGTAGCCTTTAGCCTCGTGGGTTCGGGCTTGGGGTGGGCTCAGGATAGCGATGTTGTCAGGTTGTTGAACACCGGCTTTGATTTTTTGGAACAGGGTAATTACAACCAGGCTCAGAAACTCTACGAAGAGTTGCTGAAAAAAGATCCGACCCAGCCCCTGGCCCTGAACAACCTGGGGGCCATCATGGTCAAGCAAGGCAAGTATGACCAAGCCTTGGATTATCTCCGGCGGGCGCTGCCCCGGGCTAAAGGGTTCAAAGTGGCCATTGACCGGGTGTGCAACGTTGACAGCGTGTGCGCCGCCTGCCGCATAAGCGAGAAGCAATTCGGATCCGAAGACCTGGATGGGGTGGTGCGGAGTAACATCCTGATGGTTGAAATGGCTAAATCCTCCAAGCGGGGAGTGCAGTGA